Proteins from a genomic interval of Clostridium sp. AN503:
- a CDS encoding KilA-N domain-containing protein, with protein sequence MKDDKVLKAKINAKGMQITVVSDGIEDDYISLTDIAKYKNPEYPGYVIQNWMRNRSTIEFLGLWEQLNNPDFNYLEFEAIKNDSGSNAFVMTPKKWVADIHAIGVITRQGRYAATYAHKDIAFEFASWISPEFKLYIIKDYQRLKADENSRLSLNWNMNREISKINYRIHTDAIKEHLIVPELPKQYQGFTYATEADVLNVAMFGKTAKQWRDANPRLDGNIRDHATLQQLIVLSNMESLNAEMIKLGMSREDRLVELNRMAREQMQSLIDSAGIKRLAEISKEN encoded by the coding sequence ATGAAGGATGACAAAGTCTTAAAAGCGAAGATCAATGCAAAGGGGATGCAGATTACCGTTGTGTCAGATGGGATTGAGGATGATTATATTTCTTTAACTGACATAGCAAAATATAAGAATCCCGAATATCCAGGGTATGTAATACAAAACTGGATGAGGAACAGAAGTACTATTGAATTTTTGGGGCTGTGGGAACAACTCAATAATCCTGATTTTAATTACCTCGAATTCGAGGCAATTAAAAATGATTCAGGTAGTAATGCTTTTGTTATGACACCTAAAAAATGGGTAGCAGACATTCACGCTATTGGAGTGATCACAAGACAAGGTCGTTATGCAGCGACTTATGCTCATAAAGACATTGCATTTGAATTTGCTTCGTGGATTTCACCAGAATTCAAACTATATATTATCAAAGATTATCAACGGCTAAAGGCTGATGAAAACAGCAGGCTTTCTCTTAATTGGAACATGAACCGTGAGATTTCAAAAATCAATTACCGAATTCATACGGACGCTATCAAAGAACACCTGATTGTTCCGGAACTTCCAAAACAATATCAGGGCTTTACATATGCCACGGAAGCTGATGTCTTGAATGTGGCAATGTTTGGTAAAACGGCAAAACAATGGCGAGATGCAAATCCGAGATTAGATGGAAATATTCGTGATCATGCAACCTTGCAGCAACTTATTGTACTTTCTAATATGGAAAGTTTGAATGCCGAGATGATTAAACTCGGCATGAGCCGTGAGGATCGATTGGTGGAGTTGAATCGGATGGCAAGGGAACAAATGCAGTCATTGATTGATTCGGCAGGGATTAAACGACTAGCGGAAATAAGTAAAGAAAATTGA
- a CDS encoding class II fructose-bisphosphate aldolase, with product MYTSMKEMLLHARDHNYAVMAINVVNMEQVKACIESAEEEHSAVILNISPRQMKAHAYPYIMAPMVRDLAERASVPVALNIDHGVNMEDIVQAIHCGYSSVMVDASSYEFEENIRRVRAVVSLAHAKGISVEAELGHVGVAANADGQNADYYTNVAQAAEFVRRTGCDCLAIAIGTAHGSYPKNMIPKLDFDRLEELKHALDVPLVLHGGSGAGEANIKRAVALGINKINVCTDLMNHAKDSMLEILKEEPDIQYMELNEAVEEAMKAFIKSYMRMIGSSGRYQFEVYRGAELD from the coding sequence ATGTATACATCTATGAAAGAAATGCTTTTACACGCCAGGGACCACAACTACGCAGTGATGGCGATCAACGTGGTCAATATGGAACAGGTAAAAGCCTGCATTGAGAGCGCCGAGGAGGAGCATTCCGCCGTCATCTTAAATATCTCCCCACGGCAGATGAAAGCTCACGCCTACCCGTATATCATGGCTCCCATGGTGAGGGATTTAGCAGAGCGGGCATCCGTCCCGGTAGCGCTCAACATCGACCACGGCGTCAATATGGAGGACATCGTCCAGGCCATCCACTGCGGCTACTCCAGCGTCATGGTGGACGCCTCCAGCTATGAATTCGAGGAGAACATCCGCCGTGTCCGTGCGGTGGTCTCCCTGGCCCACGCAAAGGGCATCTCCGTGGAAGCGGAGCTGGGCCACGTGGGCGTGGCGGCAAATGCGGATGGGCAGAACGCTGATTATTACACAAATGTGGCGCAGGCCGCAGAGTTCGTCCGCCGGACCGGCTGTGACTGCCTGGCCATCGCTATTGGAACCGCTCACGGCAGCTATCCGAAGAATATGATCCCGAAGCTGGATTTTGACCGGCTGGAGGAGTTGAAACATGCTCTCGACGTGCCGCTGGTGCTCCACGGAGGCAGCGGCGCCGGAGAGGCAAATATCAAAAGGGCGGTTGCGCTTGGTATCAATAAGATCAATGTCTGCACTGATCTGATGAACCATGCCAAGGACAGTATGTTGGAGATTCTGAAGGAAGAACCGGATATCCAGTATATGGAGTTGAATGAAGCTGTGGAAGAAGCCATGAAGGCGTTTATTAAGAGCTATATGCGGATGATCGGCTCAAGTGGGCGGTATCAGTTTGAGGTATATAGGGGTGCGGAATTGGATTAA
- a CDS encoding PTS fructose transporter subunit IIC — MAELKRKNAKKKSTGAFIKDSFMTGISYMIPVIVGGGVLQAIAKMMGGYNIGAEMATIDTFAKVIYLIGTSLWQFTVPAVAAFTAYAMADKPGIAPGLAMGALANSINTGFVGGLIGGILVGYVVLAMKKIPVHKNLQGIMPILVIPVFTTLICGLVMYYILGTPISWCMNTLQSWLMSLNTGSKFVLGAVIGAMMCADMGGPIGKAAAMFTNGLNADGFFIPTSAKMCSGMTAPMGIAIATLLGGKKKFDDVDRENAKSAFLLSFCYIEEAVIPFLVNDPIRVIASCMIGGAVTGGLCMVTMLESPAVHGGAFVIAMTSNPLLFIGLWMLGSCITGVLYAVLKRPLADQKAE, encoded by the coding sequence ATGGCAGAGCTTAAGAGAAAGAATGCGAAAAAGAAAAGTACAGGTGCATTTATCAAAGATTCCTTTATGACCGGTATCTCCTATATGATCCCGGTGATCGTCGGCGGCGGTGTCCTCCAGGCCATCGCCAAGATGATGGGCGGCTACAACATCGGCGCCGAGATGGCGACTATTGACACCTTTGCCAAGGTCATCTACCTGATCGGTACCAGCCTCTGGCAGTTCACCGTCCCGGCGGTGGCGGCGTTCACCGCTTACGCCATGGCGGACAAACCCGGTATCGCCCCCGGCCTGGCCATGGGCGCCCTGGCAAACTCCATCAACACCGGTTTCGTCGGCGGTCTGATCGGCGGCATCCTGGTGGGCTATGTGGTCCTTGCCATGAAAAAGATCCCGGTCCACAAAAACCTGCAGGGCATCATGCCGATCCTGGTGATCCCGGTATTTACCACCCTGATCTGCGGCCTTGTCATGTACTACATCCTGGGCACGCCCATAAGCTGGTGCATGAATACGCTGCAGTCCTGGCTGATGAGCTTAAACACCGGCTCCAAGTTCGTGCTGGGCGCAGTGATCGGCGCCATGATGTGCGCTGATATGGGCGGCCCCATCGGAAAAGCCGCCGCCATGTTCACCAACGGCTTAAACGCGGACGGTTTCTTCATCCCCACCTCCGCCAAAATGTGTTCCGGTATGACCGCGCCCATGGGCATTGCGATCGCAACCCTGCTTGGCGGCAAAAAGAAATTTGACGACGTGGACCGTGAGAATGCCAAATCCGCATTTCTGCTATCCTTCTGCTACATAGAAGAAGCCGTCATCCCGTTCCTGGTAAACGACCCGATCCGCGTCATTGCATCCTGCATGATCGGCGGCGCCGTCACCGGCGGCCTGTGCATGGTGACTATGCTGGAATCCCCTGCGGTACACGGCGGCGCCTTCGTCATCGCCATGACCTCCAACCCGCTCCTGTTCATCGGCCTGTGGATGCTTGGAAGCTGTATCACCGGAGTGCTCTACGCAGTTCTGAAACGTCCGCTGGCTGACCAGAAAGCAGAATAA
- a CDS encoding fructose PTS transporter subunit IIB produces the protein MYIVCVTACPVGIAHTYMAAANLEKAFKNAGHEVKVETQGAQGLENEITAEDLERADAALIASDIRIKNADRFKDVPTMTVAVQEAVKDPDGIVAELMEALE, from the coding sequence ATGTATATCGTATGTGTAACAGCCTGCCCGGTGGGGATCGCCCACACGTATATGGCGGCAGCCAATCTGGAAAAGGCGTTCAAGAACGCTGGACACGAAGTAAAAGTTGAAACTCAGGGGGCCCAGGGACTGGAAAATGAGATCACCGCGGAGGATTTAGAGAGAGCCGACGCCGCACTGATCGCCAGTGATATCCGTATCAAGAACGCTGACCGGTTCAAGGATGTGCCGACCATGACCGTAGCCGTTCAGGAGGCCGTAAAAGATCCCGATGGTATTGTTGCAGAACTGATGGAGGCGTTGGAATAA
- a CDS encoding PTS sugar transporter subunit IIA → MDLDLSSMVDERLVRFDFDAATKDDAIQKIASLFYEAGKVSDRDIYTQGVLERENEFATGIGMQVAIPHCKNSVVKEAAFSMIKLKRGIDWDAFDGKPVTFIIMLAAPDDSDNAHLTMLSTLARNLMDDDFRNGLLESETIEDIKNLLSKKGV, encoded by the coding sequence ATGGATTTAGACTTAAGCAGTATGGTAGACGAGCGGCTGGTCCGGTTTGACTTTGACGCTGCTACAAAGGACGACGCCATCCAGAAGATCGCTTCTCTCTTTTATGAGGCGGGTAAAGTGAGCGACCGTGACATTTACACCCAGGGCGTTTTAGAGCGGGAAAATGAATTTGCCACCGGCATCGGGATGCAGGTAGCCATCCCCCATTGTAAGAACAGCGTAGTGAAGGAAGCCGCATTTTCTATGATAAAACTCAAGCGCGGCATCGACTGGGACGCATTTGACGGAAAACCGGTGACGTTCATCATCATGCTGGCCGCACCGGACGACAGCGACAACGCGCATTTGACCATGTTGTCCACACTGGCAAGAAATTTGATGGATGACGATTTCAGGAACGGCCTTCTGGAATCGGAAACCATTGAAGATATAAAAAATCTATTATCAAAGAAGGGGGTTTAA
- a CDS encoding iron-containing alcohol dehydrogenase — protein sequence MENFEFYSPTKVIFGKDAELQVGAEIASRGYKKVLVHFGGTYLKETGELDRIHKSLTDAGLTFVDLGGVVPNPRLSLAREGVELCKREGVDFILGVGGGSAIDSSKAIAYGLANDFPLEDLFLGKVKTTKTAPVGCITTIAATGSETSNSTVVTLETKDQGVLKRSYNHDCARPLFAVMNPELTYTLPAYQTASGGADIMMHTMERYITQAKNVELSDRISEGLLVTVRDATIKALKDPKDYEARANLMWAELIPQRPDRHRKDQ from the coding sequence ATGGAAAATTTTGAATTTTATTCACCGACAAAGGTTATCTTTGGAAAAGACGCAGAACTGCAGGTTGGCGCTGAGATCGCATCCAGAGGTTATAAAAAAGTGCTGGTGCATTTTGGAGGGACTTATTTAAAAGAAACAGGAGAGCTGGACCGGATCCATAAGAGCTTGACGGACGCGGGGCTTACGTTTGTGGATCTGGGAGGAGTGGTCCCGAATCCCAGGCTTTCCCTTGCAAGGGAGGGCGTGGAGCTGTGCAAAAGGGAGGGCGTGGACTTTATCCTGGGAGTTGGCGGCGGAAGCGCCATCGATTCCTCCAAAGCGATCGCCTATGGGCTTGCCAATGATTTTCCGCTGGAGGATCTTTTCCTGGGCAAGGTGAAGACCACAAAGACCGCTCCGGTGGGGTGCATCACTACGATCGCAGCCACCGGGTCTGAGACCAGCAATTCCACGGTGGTAACGTTAGAGACCAAAGACCAGGGCGTTTTAAAACGTTCCTATAATCATGACTGTGCAAGGCCTCTGTTTGCAGTGATGAACCCGGAACTGACCTATACCCTTCCCGCTTACCAGACAGCCAGCGGCGGCGCGGACATCATGATGCACACCATGGAGCGCTATATTACCCAGGCAAAGAACGTGGAGCTGAGCGACCGGATCTCGGAGGGACTTTTGGTGACGGTGCGGGATGCGACCATAAAAGCGCTGAAAGACCCGAAGGATTATGAGGCGAGGGCAAACTTAATGTGGGCGGAGCTTATCCCACAACGGCCTGACCGGCACCGGAAGGATCAATGA
- a CDS encoding iron-containing alcohol dehydrogenase: protein MHKIGHELSAMFDATHGASLTATWSAWAKTVYKSNPARFARFAVEVFGVELNFDDLEETALAGIDAWDEWCRKIGMPTTITGLLGKAPTEAQIEEMAEKAAATGGGVIGLFHRLDKNDLVDIYKKAL, encoded by the coding sequence GTGCACAAGATCGGCCATGAGCTGAGCGCCATGTTCGACGCGACCCACGGAGCCAGTCTGACTGCGACATGGTCTGCCTGGGCAAAGACCGTGTACAAGAGTAACCCCGCGCGGTTTGCACGGTTTGCGGTGGAGGTCTTTGGCGTGGAGTTAAATTTTGACGATCTGGAGGAGACCGCGCTGGCTGGAATCGACGCCTGGGACGAGTGGTGCAGAAAGATCGGGATGCCCACCACCATCACCGGGCTGCTGGGCAAAGCTCCGACCGAAGCGCAGATCGAGGAGATGGCGGAAAAAGCCGCAGCCACCGGAGGCGGTGTTATCGGCCTGTTCCACCGGCTGGATAAAAATGACCTGGTTGACATCTATAAGAAAGCACTGTAA
- a CDS encoding BglG family transcription antiterminator: protein MLLPRQKRIVELIYRSKDGLTTTELANALNISQRTVKSEIQKIKEELRFSGCEIHAKAGKGVWISYNDEGRRFLDNLMLNGESPCSFLPEVRKYYIALELLDSDDFISMETISDSMYVSKGTVVNDINKLEEFFEKQGLSLERKVKYGVRILGREKQIRIAKANVIRSIVTSQGKAAALKLQPFFDDMDLDSLNEILQESEEKFSFVLTDASYFEMLIHLAIIVKRLLRGKSCSIEEEKLQEYREKDDFEICRFLGVRLQENFGVEVSEGDIIYIHMNLSAAKMMREALVLSQEPRCLREVPPQTFEAWERIVGEVGELYGENLLDDNTFKTALFVHLNAMFNRLRNKIYLDNPLKTMVKEELAYEFDVATYMAGLLLAEYGIELGENEICDIALYIGASLQREQAQKKVEQPRVMVVCSTGVGTSQFVVARLKLYFPDMIIDKVVPASKAQALLEKDPMDFVISTVPLKLELDRCRVIPVSPLLNDHDINKIKMAVTAAPVRTVPSSGGKYANLLKLMNGRTSILRCDCRSKDEAIRLLGGRLQREGYVDEGFVDSVFVRENLAATSIGCTFAIPHAYEGHVLRQGIGLMTLKHPVLWGGEEKVQIILMLSIDAKLNESFKVIFSELANLTKDMLAVDRILKADRFSDILKVFK, encoded by the coding sequence ATGCTGCTGCCAAGACAAAAGCGGATCGTAGAATTGATATACAGGAGTAAGGACGGATTAACAACAACAGAACTGGCAAATGCGCTTAACATCAGTCAGCGGACGGTGAAATCGGAAATCCAGAAGATCAAAGAGGAGCTGAGGTTTTCCGGCTGTGAGATCCATGCCAAGGCGGGAAAAGGCGTATGGATCTCCTATAATGACGAGGGGAGAAGATTCCTGGATAACCTGATGCTGAATGGGGAATCGCCATGCTCATTTTTACCGGAGGTGCGGAAATATTATATCGCGCTCGAGCTTTTGGATTCCGATGATTTCATATCCATGGAGACGATCTCCGATTCCATGTATGTGAGCAAGGGCACGGTGGTCAACGACATCAACAAGCTGGAGGAATTTTTTGAAAAGCAGGGACTTTCTCTGGAGCGGAAGGTAAAATACGGAGTCCGTATCCTGGGCCGGGAAAAGCAGATCCGCATCGCCAAAGCCAATGTGATCCGCTCCATCGTCACGTCTCAGGGAAAAGCGGCGGCCTTAAAGCTCCAGCCGTTTTTCGACGATATGGATTTAGACAGCTTAAATGAGATCCTCCAGGAGAGCGAGGAGAAGTTCAGCTTTGTTTTGACGGATGCTTCCTATTTTGAGATGCTGATCCATCTGGCGATCATTGTAAAGCGGCTCTTGAGGGGGAAATCCTGTTCCATAGAGGAGGAAAAGCTCCAGGAATACCGGGAGAAGGACGACTTTGAGATCTGCCGTTTTCTGGGCGTGCGCCTTCAGGAGAATTTCGGCGTGGAGGTATCGGAGGGGGATATCATTTACATCCACATGAACTTATCCGCCGCGAAAATGATGCGGGAGGCGCTGGTGCTCTCCCAGGAACCCAGGTGCCTGCGCGAAGTGCCGCCCCAGACCTTTGAGGCATGGGAGCGGATCGTGGGGGAGGTGGGGGAACTGTACGGGGAGAACCTGCTGGACGACAACACCTTTAAAACTGCGCTGTTTGTGCATCTAAACGCCATGTTCAACCGCCTGCGCAACAAGATCTACCTGGACAACCCCCTAAAGACCATGGTAAAGGAGGAACTGGCCTATGAGTTTGACGTGGCAACCTATATGGCGGGCCTTCTTTTGGCGGAGTACGGCATCGAGCTGGGGGAAAATGAGATCTGTGACATTGCGCTCTACATCGGAGCGAGCCTGCAGCGGGAGCAGGCCCAGAAAAAGGTGGAGCAGCCCAGGGTCATGGTGGTGTGCAGTACCGGAGTGGGGACGTCCCAGTTTGTGGTGGCAAGGCTCAAGCTGTATTTTCCGGATATGATCATTGACAAGGTGGTCCCGGCTTCTAAAGCGCAGGCGCTTCTGGAGAAAGATCCAATGGATTTTGTGATCTCCACCGTGCCGCTGAAGCTGGAGCTGGACCGCTGCCGTGTGATCCCTGTCTCACCTCTTTTAAATGACCATGATATCAACAAGATCAAGATGGCGGTCACCGCGGCGCCCGTCAGGACGGTGCCGTCCTCCGGGGGAAAGTACGCCAATCTCCTGAAGCTGATGAACGGACGCACTTCTATCTTGAGATGTGACTGCCGTTCCAAGGATGAGGCGATCCGCCTTTTAGGCGGGCGGCTGCAGCGGGAGGGCTATGTGGACGAGGGATTTGTGGATTCGGTGTTTGTCCGGGAGAATCTGGCTGCCACGTCCATCGGCTGTACCTTTGCGATCCCTCATGCCTACGAGGGTCATGTGCTCCGGCAGGGGATCGGCCTGATGACCCTAAAGCACCCGGTACTGTGGGGCGGTGAGGAGAAGGTGCAGATCATCCTGATGCTCTCTATCGATGCAAAGTTAAACGAGTCCTTCAAGGTGATCTTCAGCGAGCTTGCGAACCTGACCAAGGATATGCTGGCTGTGGACCGGATCCTGAAAGCGGACCGGTTCAGCGATATACTTAAAGTATTTAAGTAA
- a CDS encoding MFS transporter: MNVSKKRWGYLAVAVLILLFAGIGYAFSLFVGAIEQDLGLTRADTSLVFTLCFICFASGSLVTGFLLRRLSPKILLRVGAVMIGAGFLMSAGAARLWQLYFTYSILCGFSIGIAYNVMISMIPLFFHDKVGLATGILLMGFAMSTTVLGPFCQMGMSAFGWRGVFLALGGSEAAAFFIGSVVIHAPSGAEEKALAQQQKALAQREKAQAQAAVCDLTEAEKTFTQPDFSPCAMIRMKSFYVFISIYISIGGVGMAFINHGAMTLQEDLGQSLALSTLIVGAVCMFNGIGRVLWGIVYDRIGSAASLRYLGILLILALGAVLGSLYISSVWLFAFGMALVMFCYGGSSSLAPIIVRALFGDNYFSANFAITNIGTMILSSVPALIGMIQMHTGSYTAPYILLSAFAAVSFFMACLYRKVTERELGHVC, encoded by the coding sequence ATGAATGTATCAAAGAAAAGATGGGGATATCTGGCGGTGGCGGTCCTGATCCTGCTGTTTGCGGGGATCGGATATGCATTCTCCCTGTTCGTAGGAGCGATCGAGCAGGACCTGGGACTGACCCGCGCCGATACCTCCCTGGTATTTACCCTGTGTTTTATCTGTTTTGCATCCGGCTCCCTGGTCACCGGGTTCCTGCTGCGCAGGCTGTCGCCGAAAATCCTTCTGCGGGTTGGCGCGGTGATGATCGGCGCCGGGTTTCTTATGTCCGCCGGAGCGGCCCGTCTCTGGCAGCTTTATTTCACCTACAGCATCCTGTGTGGGTTTTCCATCGGGATCGCTTATAACGTGATGATCAGTATGATCCCGCTGTTTTTCCATGATAAGGTGGGACTGGCTACAGGCATCCTGCTGATGGGTTTTGCCATGAGCACAACCGTGCTGGGGCCGTTCTGCCAGATGGGGATGTCTGCATTTGGATGGAGGGGCGTGTTCCTGGCGCTGGGGGGCAGCGAGGCCGCTGCATTCTTTATCGGGAGCGTGGTGATCCATGCACCGTCCGGAGCGGAGGAGAAGGCGCTGGCACAGCAGCAGAAAGCGCTGGCACAGCGGGAGAAGGCGCAGGCGCAGGCAGCTGTCTGTGATTTGACTGAGGCGGAAAAAACCTTTACGCAGCCGGATTTCTCTCCTTGTGCCATGATCAGGATGAAATCCTTTTATGTATTCATCTCCATCTACATCTCCATCGGCGGCGTAGGCATGGCCTTCATCAACCATGGGGCGATGACGCTTCAGGAGGATTTAGGCCAGAGCCTGGCCCTCAGCACCCTGATCGTCGGAGCTGTCTGCATGTTCAACGGAATCGGACGTGTACTCTGGGGCATCGTTTACGACCGCATCGGAAGCGCGGCCTCCCTGCGGTATCTGGGCATCCTGCTGATCCTGGCGCTGGGCGCCGTACTTGGTTCCCTGTATATAAGCTCCGTCTGGTTGTTTGCTTTTGGCATGGCCCTGGTGATGTTCTGCTATGGGGGCAGCTCCAGCCTCGCCCCGATCATCGTCAGAGCGCTGTTTGGAGACAATTATTTCTCCGCAAACTTTGCCATCACAAACATTGGAACCATGATCCTGTCCAGTGTTCCGGCTCTGATCGGCATGATCCAGATGCACACAGGAAGCTATACGGCCCCCTACATACTGCTCAGTGCATTTGCCGCAGTAAGCTTTTTCATGGCCTGCCTGTACCGTAAAGTCACGGAACGGGAACTGGGACATGTGTGCTGA